The Shewanella sp. KX20019 genome window below encodes:
- the alr gene encoding alanine racemase, whose protein sequence is MKPFPRAEISRKALKHNLARLHELAPSSKVMAVVKANGYGHGLLNVAQCLDNADGFGLARLDEALALRAGGVKAKLLLLEGFFRVGDLVALVEHDIETVVHHESQLEMLESAVLPKPVTVWLKIDTGMHRLGFSPEQFDSTYQRLLANDNVAKPIHLMTHFACADEPSNPSTAAQQKVFDALTQNLPGDRTLANSAGALFWHSSQADWIRPGIALYGVSPVLGDLGTKHGLLPAMDLVSQLIAIREHKAGESAGYGSFWTADKDTKLGVVAIGYGDGYPRNAPLGTPVLVNGRLVPIVGRVSMDMLTVDLGANAKDNVGDLAVLWGKGLPVEEVAEHIGTIAYELVTKLTPRVAVCLD, encoded by the coding sequence TTGAAACCATTCCCACGAGCAGAAATTAGCCGTAAGGCGCTCAAGCATAATTTAGCGAGATTGCATGAGCTAGCGCCATCAAGCAAAGTGATGGCGGTTGTTAAAGCCAACGGTTATGGCCATGGCTTACTGAATGTTGCCCAGTGCTTGGATAATGCCGATGGTTTTGGCTTGGCTCGCTTAGATGAAGCGCTCGCATTACGAGCGGGCGGGGTTAAAGCTAAGCTTCTGCTGTTGGAAGGCTTTTTTCGAGTCGGCGATCTAGTCGCTTTGGTTGAGCATGACATTGAAACCGTGGTGCATCATGAGTCTCAGCTTGAGATGTTAGAAAGTGCAGTATTGCCAAAACCTGTTACAGTCTGGCTTAAAATTGATACCGGAATGCACCGTCTCGGCTTTTCTCCTGAGCAGTTCGACTCAACCTATCAAAGGTTACTGGCCAATGATAATGTCGCTAAACCTATCCATCTAATGACTCATTTTGCTTGTGCCGATGAGCCGAGTAATCCAAGTACCGCAGCGCAGCAAAAAGTTTTTGATGCGTTAACCCAAAACTTGCCAGGGGATAGAACTTTGGCTAATTCAGCCGGAGCACTGTTTTGGCATTCAAGCCAAGCTGACTGGATAAGACCCGGTATTGCGCTTTACGGCGTGTCACCCGTTTTGGGGGATTTAGGCACCAAGCACGGCTTACTACCAGCGATGGATTTAGTATCGCAATTGATTGCCATTCGAGAGCATAAAGCGGGTGAAAGTGCAGGCTATGGCAGTTTTTGGACGGCTGATAAAGACACTAAACTCGGGGTTGTTGCTATTGGGTACGGGGATGGTTATCCGCGCAATGCTCCACTAGGCACGCCCGTATTAGTGAATGGCCGTTTGGTGCCGATTGTCGGTAGAGTGTCGATGGATATGCTGACAGTTGATCTTGGTGCTAATGCCAAAGATAACGTCGGCGATCTCGCTGTGCTATGGGGTAAAGGGCTCCCTGTTGAAGAGGTTGCAGAACATATTGGTACTATCGCCTATGAGCTAGTCACCAAACTAACGCCCCGAGTCGCTGTTTGCCTAGATTGA
- a CDS encoding OmcA/MtrC family decaheme c-type cytochrome yields the protein MMMTTKKASLALLISSAFLISGCSDGEDGKNGEDGQPGGPGGPGDPGTSGLHIDMAAEAMAEISNATYADGIITVDFDLENKQGVGLHGLSAENEFHDFRFSLAQLQTNTGSELKQWISLLNDATNDDGTTFEQGFEQIKNCAECLVDHKDGTYTYTFNTNLTTAVDPAGVVFDSSLTQRIAIEMQFEYDSGHELAENAHYDWIPATNATEGVETRELVTLETCYTCHQPDSLKAHGGRRLDLENCQSCHNGIVSDPNDVSVELGHMVHAIHMGPEREGKNAEGNVVPMPYTIAGYGGDHAFDYPAFPTKPFMDCAVCHVQDETLADKDLWLSNANANACTGCHTDSPAQHKSDKNPELVCTDCHSAAVHSDHKKPYEAAKDYDVTVSNVEINANNLLEFDVQIIDADGVAVTDDEVYQKGYSNPYMVVSWDVEKDYPEYAKSVDTDTQTTGSTYDHRRFSLKGDGSTTYANGVFHVTTEKVKPNKIDDNTTVDKTYTLDLPATIADKSLEILPIVKVCFEEGTGTRTDCTADNAYPAYLQVEAYRTVLGDADAVVGERRAIVDTASCFGCHSQEFYHDSNGVNCIACHTNDKGLKGNGDASNGVALLKSTSFMYKAHKATGHDNGHGGSGTILKTDCTTCHSATEGYGGLKYGFELGRNAGQAHTIPSTQSPAADETVETWYASADAAACISCHQKYLSDAAMSHMELNGAYIGADKALAKDAKEACATCHSPAKVMEHHGFTL from the coding sequence ATGATGATGACAACAAAAAAAGCATCGTTAGCTCTGTTGATTAGCTCCGCATTTCTAATCTCAGGCTGCTCAGATGGTGAAGATGGAAAGAATGGTGAAGATGGTCAACCAGGTGGACCGGGCGGGCCCGGTGATCCCGGCACCTCTGGCCTGCATATCGATATGGCGGCAGAGGCAATGGCAGAAATCAGCAATGCGACTTATGCTGACGGTATCATTACTGTTGATTTCGACCTGGAAAATAAACAGGGCGTTGGTCTTCATGGTCTTAGTGCTGAAAACGAGTTTCATGATTTCCGCTTCTCATTAGCTCAGCTGCAAACTAACACTGGCTCAGAGCTTAAACAGTGGATCTCGCTGTTAAATGACGCCACTAATGATGACGGAACTACATTCGAGCAGGGATTCGAGCAGATAAAGAATTGCGCAGAGTGCCTTGTAGATCATAAAGATGGTACCTATACCTACACATTCAATACTAACTTAACCACAGCCGTTGATCCTGCAGGAGTGGTATTTGACTCATCATTGACTCAGCGTATCGCTATCGAGATGCAGTTTGAGTATGACTCTGGCCATGAGCTAGCTGAAAATGCCCATTATGACTGGATCCCAGCGACCAATGCGACCGAGGGTGTAGAAACTCGCGAGCTGGTAACACTTGAAACATGTTATACCTGTCACCAACCAGATAGCCTTAAGGCTCACGGTGGTCGCAGACTTGATCTTGAAAACTGTCAGTCATGTCACAACGGCATCGTCTCAGATCCAAATGATGTTTCAGTTGAGTTAGGTCATATGGTGCATGCTATCCATATGGGGCCTGAGCGTGAAGGCAAAAATGCTGAGGGCAATGTTGTTCCAATGCCTTATACCATCGCTGGCTACGGCGGTGACCATGCATTTGATTACCCTGCATTCCCAACTAAACCGTTTATGGACTGTGCCGTTTGTCATGTTCAAGATGAAACGCTAGCCGACAAAGATCTATGGCTTTCAAATGCGAACGCGAATGCATGTACCGGTTGTCATACTGATTCTCCGGCGCAGCATAAGTCAGATAAGAACCCTGAATTAGTTTGTACCGATTGTCATAGTGCAGCAGTGCATTCCGACCATAAGAAACCTTATGAAGCGGCGAAAGACTATGATGTAACAGTCTCAAACGTAGAGATAAATGCGAATAACTTACTTGAGTTTGATGTACAAATCATCGACGCTGATGGTGTTGCAGTAACCGATGATGAGGTTTATCAGAAAGGCTACTCTAACCCTTATATGGTCGTAAGCTGGGATGTAGAAAAAGACTATCCTGAGTATGCCAAGTCTGTTGATACAGATACTCAAACTACGGGGTCTACCTATGATCATAGACGCTTTAGCTTAAAAGGTGATGGCTCTACCACTTATGCTAATGGTGTATTCCATGTAACCACAGAGAAGGTTAAGCCAAACAAGATAGATGACAATACAACTGTTGATAAAACTTATACTTTAGATCTTCCTGCTACTATTGCTGATAAGTCGTTAGAGATTTTACCTATTGTTAAGGTCTGCTTCGAAGAAGGTACTGGCACCCGTACAGATTGTACTGCTGATAATGCTTACCCAGCTTATTTACAGGTAGAAGCTTACCGTACAGTATTAGGTGATGCTGACGCCGTTGTTGGTGAGCGTCGCGCCATTGTTGATACAGCAAGCTGTTTTGGTTGTCACAGCCAAGAGTTCTACCATGATTCAAACGGTGTGAACTGTATTGCTTGTCATACTAATGATAAGGGCCTTAAAGGTAATGGAGATGCTAGCAATGGCGTTGCCTTGCTAAAATCAACCAGCTTCATGTACAAGGCACATAAAGCCACTGGTCATGACAATGGCCACGGTGGTAGCGGTACCATCTTGAAGACAGATTGTACAACGTGTCACTCAGCAACTGAGGGCTATGGTGGTCTTAAGTATGGCTTTGAGTTAGGCCGTAATGCTGGTCAAGCCCACACAATTCCTAGCACTCAAAGTCCAGCTGCCGATGAGACAGTTGAAACTTGGTATGCCTCTGCTGATGCTGCAGCTTGTATTAGCTGTCATCAGAAGTACCTATCAGATGCAGCGATGTCGCATATGGAACTAAATGGTGCTTACATTGGTGCTGATAAGGCGTTGGCTAAAGATGCGAAAGAAGCTTGTGCCACTTGTCACAGCCCGGCGAAAGTCATGGAACACCATGGGTTTACTTTGTAA
- a CDS encoding LysR family transcriptional regulator — protein MKKLSNISIGTIEIFCQLYLKGSTKAVSSDLSLSQPKVSRGLNSLREVFDDPLFVRINNQLVATEMAHSLHVLLAEILICSRSIESDAIKSVSPAEPPIIIGTVPQLEIGLAQQIIRKAAVNNQKPNIAVSTTAWSDLSEQQLIDGEIDAAICFRPSTRKEVLSKSIIQHRGGYLVAQSQHPVWDNPTIDNMTDFPIVKLVTMPFPANRSPLGIYAKAQGKPMQVYATAPDLGSAASSLLNSRAVMVVGVKCAVDFLASINGLHAQKIDYSQDKCLLKGFSDPTVYLWLRRDADGKIVSPLWLQQALETYIISSHK, from the coding sequence ATGAAAAAACTGAGTAATATTAGTATTGGTACCATAGAGATATTTTGTCAACTGTACCTCAAGGGCAGTACTAAGGCTGTATCAAGTGACTTATCGTTATCTCAACCCAAAGTTAGCCGAGGGCTTAATTCACTGCGGGAGGTCTTTGATGATCCTCTTTTTGTGCGAATCAATAATCAGCTCGTTGCAACTGAGATGGCCCACAGTTTACACGTTTTGCTAGCGGAAATTTTAATCTGTAGTCGCTCTATCGAAAGTGATGCTATCAAGAGTGTATCGCCTGCAGAGCCGCCAATCATTATCGGCACCGTTCCTCAATTAGAAATAGGGCTTGCACAGCAAATTATTAGAAAGGCCGCAGTTAATAACCAAAAGCCAAATATCGCAGTATCAACAACAGCTTGGTCAGATCTGAGTGAGCAGCAACTTATTGACGGGGAGATCGACGCGGCGATCTGCTTTAGGCCATCGACTAGAAAAGAAGTGTTATCTAAATCGATTATCCAACATCGAGGTGGGTATTTAGTTGCCCAATCACAGCATCCTGTTTGGGATAATCCGACGATAGACAATATGACTGACTTCCCTATTGTTAAGCTCGTCACGATGCCATTTCCTGCCAACAGATCACCATTAGGCATTTATGCTAAAGCACAAGGTAAACCGATGCAGGTATATGCTACCGCACCCGATCTTGGTAGCGCCGCGAGTAGCTTACTAAACTCTCGTGCGGTGATGGTCGTCGGTGTGAAATGTGCTGTTGATTTTCTCGCTAGCATTAATGGCTTACACGCCCAAAAAATAGATTATTCACAGGATAAATGCTTACTGAAAGGCTTTAGCGATCCCACAGTTTACCTGTGGCTAAGGCGAGACGCGGATGGAAAAATAGTCTCACCCTTGTGGCTACAGCAGGCACTAGAAACGTATATCATTTCATCTCATAAATAA
- a CDS encoding S46 family peptidase: MRNALIAAIALSTGMLSSSVVKADEGQWQPYQMPSIADKLSERGIDIPAKQLADLTSYPMNAVVGLGYCTASFVSPQGLVVTNHHCAYRAIQYNSKKEHNYLAEGFLASSKDKEPTAGPNERLYITEAVTNVSEQVKKDIGNDPLLRFENIQANRKALIKECESDENYRCSVRSFHNGLEYYLTKQLIIRDVRLVYAPPESAAAFGGDVDNYEYPRHSADFTFLRAYVGKDGKPAIFNKDNVPYEPKSYLKINADGVKAGDGVFVAGYPGSTSRYRLTSELKFASDWLYPTLATRYQLRIDTIEAMSGANSDVKIKYAGKLAGMANRMKKYNGLLDGFKATDIAGIKQGREDDFKAWLAQDKTYSSFQTQFDELETLLVEQRRQRQTRYYFNNAQSSALLDTANKLYRLAKEKTKPDAKREEGYQQRDMKMFKARLKRLDSSFAISVDKTLWLQDLEAYLKQDIRVSELDDALNEGDVETTLSEKLDALYALTSLTDKDKRLAWMDAEANTFETSADPFIRLAVSLYEKNMAAEKEAKTLAGKLSMARPDYMKAMIAYYQSNNWPVYPDANGTLRITYGMVDGYQSKDALYKQPFTRLEGIPAKHTGIEPFSAPTKLLKTIAEQRYGSHKVETVYQDPASWICRLFSCLDKPEQFNSVPVNFLSSVDTTGGNSGSPVFNGKGELVGLNFDSTYEAITKDWFFNPTITRAVHVDIRYILWMMDEVDHATNLIEELDLVKN; this comes from the coding sequence ATGCGCAATGCATTGATTGCCGCTATTGCTCTCTCTACAGGGATGTTGTCATCCTCTGTGGTTAAGGCCGATGAAGGACAGTGGCAGCCGTATCAAATGCCCTCTATCGCTGACAAGCTTAGCGAACGTGGTATCGATATACCTGCTAAACAGCTAGCAGATCTTACTAGCTACCCTATGAATGCTGTTGTCGGTTTGGGCTATTGTACCGCCAGTTTTGTTTCGCCCCAAGGCTTAGTTGTCACAAACCATCATTGTGCTTACCGCGCCATTCAATATAACAGCAAAAAAGAACATAATTATCTCGCCGAGGGTTTTTTAGCAAGCAGTAAAGATAAAGAACCGACGGCTGGCCCTAATGAACGTCTCTATATTACAGAAGCCGTCACCAATGTATCGGAGCAAGTAAAAAAAGATATCGGTAACGATCCACTGCTTCGCTTTGAAAATATCCAAGCCAACCGTAAAGCGCTCATCAAAGAGTGTGAAAGTGATGAAAACTACCGCTGCTCAGTCCGAAGCTTTCACAATGGTTTAGAATACTACCTCACTAAGCAACTTATCATTCGAGACGTTCGCTTAGTCTATGCGCCACCAGAAAGTGCTGCTGCATTTGGCGGTGATGTCGATAACTATGAGTACCCACGTCACTCTGCTGACTTCACCTTTTTACGTGCTTATGTAGGTAAAGATGGTAAGCCAGCCATTTTCAACAAAGACAACGTACCTTATGAGCCGAAGAGCTATCTAAAAATTAACGCCGATGGTGTAAAGGCCGGTGACGGAGTTTTTGTTGCCGGTTACCCAGGCTCAACCAGCCGCTATCGCTTAACAAGCGAACTTAAGTTTGCCAGCGATTGGTTATATCCAACACTCGCAACACGTTATCAACTGCGTATAGATACTATTGAAGCGATGAGCGGAGCCAATAGCGACGTTAAAATAAAGTACGCGGGTAAGCTAGCAGGTATGGCTAACCGTATGAAAAAGTACAATGGTTTACTGGATGGATTTAAGGCCACCGATATTGCGGGTATTAAGCAGGGCCGTGAAGATGACTTTAAAGCTTGGCTGGCGCAAGACAAAACTTACAGCTCTTTTCAAACTCAGTTTGATGAACTAGAAACCCTACTGGTTGAGCAGCGCAGGCAACGTCAAACACGTTACTACTTCAACAATGCTCAGAGCAGTGCCCTACTTGATACAGCTAACAAGCTGTATCGCCTAGCAAAAGAGAAAACTAAGCCGGATGCTAAGCGTGAAGAGGGTTATCAGCAGCGCGACATGAAGATGTTTAAAGCACGTCTAAAGCGTCTTGATTCAAGCTTTGCTATCAGCGTCGATAAAACGCTATGGTTACAAGACTTAGAAGCTTATTTAAAGCAAGATATTCGTGTTAGCGAGCTGGATGACGCGTTAAATGAAGGCGATGTTGAAACTACGCTATCTGAAAAACTAGATGCACTTTATGCATTAACATCGTTAACCGATAAAGATAAGCGACTCGCTTGGATGGATGCAGAAGCTAACACATTCGAAACCAGTGCCGACCCTTTCATTCGTCTTGCCGTCTCATTGTATGAGAAGAACATGGCCGCCGAGAAAGAAGCTAAAACATTGGCCGGTAAGTTATCGATGGCTCGCCCTGATTACATGAAGGCAATGATCGCCTACTACCAATCAAATAACTGGCCAGTATACCCAGATGCTAACGGTACCTTACGTATCACCTACGGTATGGTTGATGGATACCAATCAAAAGATGCTCTCTACAAGCAACCATTTACGCGCCTAGAAGGGATCCCCGCTAAACATACAGGCATAGAGCCATTTAGCGCTCCGACTAAGTTGTTAAAGACAATTGCAGAGCAGCGTTATGGTAGCCATAAAGTCGAGACTGTTTATCAAGATCCCGCTTCTTGGATATGCCGACTATTCTCTTGCCTAGACAAACCAGAGCAATTTAACTCTGTCCCAGTCAACTTCCTGTCGAGTGTCGATACTACTGGTGGAAATTCTGGTTCACCGGTGTTTAACGGTAAGGGCGAGCTAGTGGGCCTTAACTTTGACTCCACTTACGAAGCGATTACCAAAGATTGGTTCTTCAACCCTACAATCACCCGTGCGGTACATGTCGATATTCGCTACATACTGTGGATGATGGATGAAGTTGACCATGCAACGAACCTCATCGAAGAGCTGGATTTAGTCAAAAACTAA
- a CDS encoding LysR family transcriptional regulator has product MNKLNTNSLFDIQVFVLLYELLNATAVSQVLGVPTSKISRSLKSIRHSLDAPLFIRKQQGFERSRFADDIYPKMKKIVQLAKKCEQIDLNQTQVRKRELIIACPPTLSLNLLRQLQKRSSKENENYVFHIKPCNSNVGELLKQQRVDIAVTYSAYNTEQLSSTLIVKSDAYVMVARQDHPLLTATQPLSLIDILDYPYISFAGNELDDVTDPLECYALDSNSGLNVVAKVCLLADLMLQLEHSNAIALLCYRDAIEFLCQRGEIGSLALDDVLCDLINQRSGQYHHYITQTRKSGSIPDWLNHEIQGYINSNMTLPVGGGHEKTE; this is encoded by the coding sequence ATGAATAAGTTAAATACCAATAGTTTATTTGATATCCAAGTTTTTGTTTTACTGTACGAATTATTAAATGCTACAGCGGTAAGTCAGGTACTTGGCGTTCCCACATCTAAAATAAGTCGCAGCTTAAAATCTATCCGCCACTCATTGGATGCCCCGCTATTTATCAGAAAACAGCAGGGGTTTGAAAGAAGCCGCTTTGCCGATGATATCTATCCTAAAATGAAGAAAATAGTTCAGTTGGCTAAAAAATGCGAACAGATCGACCTTAATCAAACACAAGTGCGAAAACGAGAGTTGATCATTGCGTGTCCGCCAACCTTGTCACTGAACCTTCTACGGCAGTTACAAAAAAGATCGTCTAAAGAAAATGAAAACTATGTATTCCATATCAAACCCTGTAATAGCAACGTCGGCGAGTTATTAAAGCAGCAGCGTGTCGACATTGCGGTTACCTATAGTGCTTATAACACAGAGCAATTGTCTTCAACGTTAATCGTTAAGTCTGACGCTTATGTCATGGTTGCCAGACAGGATCACCCACTTCTTACTGCAACTCAGCCATTGAGTCTCATTGATATATTGGATTATCCCTATATTAGCTTTGCTGGAAATGAACTGGATGATGTTACCGATCCCCTTGAATGTTATGCCCTTGACAGCAACAGTGGTTTAAACGTGGTTGCAAAAGTGTGCCTACTTGCGGATTTAATGCTTCAGCTGGAGCACAGTAATGCAATTGCACTGTTATGTTACCGAGATGCGATTGAATTTTTATGTCAGCGCGGTGAAATCGGATCATTAGCGCTGGACGATGTTCTCTGTGATCTCATTAATCAGCGAAGTGGTCAGTATCATCACTATATCACCCAAACAAGAAAAAGCGGGTCGATACCAGACTGGTTAAATCATGAAATACAGGGGTACATCAACAGCAATATGACCTTACCAGTTGGAGGTGGACATGAAAAAACTGAGTAA
- the dusA gene encoding tRNA dihydrouridine(20/20a) synthase DusA, producing the protein MQTQLNRTFSIAPMLDWTDRHYRYFARLMSSEVLLYTEMVTTGAIIHGRGDYLAYNEEEHPLALQLGGSNATDLATCAKLAFERGYDEINLNVGCPSDRVQSGRFGACLMAEPELVAECVDAMKQVADIPVTVKTRIGIDEQDSYEFLTQFIDTVKAVGCDDFIIHARKAWLQGLSPKENREIPELNYERVYQLKRDYADLSISLNGGIKTLAECKTHLKQLDGVMVGREAYQNPYILAEVDQQLCGIDTPVLSRDAVLEKLLPYIEKHLQAGGRLNHITRHIIGLFQGEVGSRVWRRYLSENAHKSGAGIEVITQARQEMKAVISL; encoded by the coding sequence ATGCAAACCCAACTTAACCGTACTTTCTCTATCGCACCCATGCTGGATTGGACTGATCGCCATTATCGCTACTTTGCGCGATTGATGTCCTCTGAAGTGCTGCTATATACAGAAATGGTAACAACGGGAGCAATAATTCATGGACGAGGTGATTACCTTGCTTATAACGAAGAGGAGCACCCGTTGGCATTACAGCTAGGTGGGTCTAATGCTACAGATCTTGCTACCTGTGCCAAGCTAGCCTTTGAGCGTGGTTATGATGAAATCAACCTCAACGTGGGTTGCCCATCAGACCGTGTTCAAAGCGGTCGTTTCGGTGCTTGCTTAATGGCTGAGCCTGAATTGGTTGCTGAGTGTGTCGATGCAATGAAGCAGGTGGCCGATATTCCGGTGACCGTGAAGACGCGTATTGGTATTGATGAGCAAGATAGCTACGAGTTTTTAACGCAATTTATCGATACCGTAAAAGCAGTGGGTTGTGATGACTTTATTATTCATGCCCGCAAGGCGTGGTTGCAAGGGCTAAGCCCTAAAGAAAACCGTGAGATCCCAGAGTTAAATTATGAGCGTGTTTATCAGCTCAAACGTGATTATGCCGATTTAAGTATCAGCCTTAATGGCGGGATTAAAACACTGGCTGAATGTAAAACGCATCTTAAGCAACTCGATGGTGTGATGGTTGGGCGTGAAGCTTATCAAAACCCTTATATACTGGCTGAAGTCGATCAACAGTTATGCGGTATTGATACGCCAGTATTGAGCAGGGATGCTGTTTTAGAGAAACTACTTCCTTATATAGAGAAACATTTACAAGCGGGCGGACGCCTCAATCACATTACTCGCCATATCATCGGATTGTTTCAAGGTGAAGTTGGCTCAAGAGTATGGCGCCGTTATTTAAGTGAAAACGCGCATAAATCGGGTGCTGGGATCGAAGTTATAACCCAGGCTAGACAAGAGATGAAAGCAGTTATTAGCCTTTAA
- the dnaB gene encoding replicative DNA helicase — MSQQRAFKAKEKPRDLQMDALKMPPHSIEAEQSVLGGLMLDSDAWDRVAEAVVKEDFYSRAHATIFAAMESLASVGNPIDLITVSEQLELEDQLEDVGGFAYIGEIAKNTPSAGNIHSYADIVRERAVVRDMIKVANEIADAGFNPEGRNSSELLDLAETKVFKIAEQRANANEGPEGIKTILEKTVDKIEELYNNPTNGVTGVSSGFGDLDKMTAGFQSGDLIIVAARPSMGKTTFAMNLCEQAALNEDKPVLIFSLEMPSEQIMMRMLASLGRVDQTKIRTGQLDDDDWARVSSTMGIMLEQGKMYIDDGSGLTPTDVRSRARRVAREYGGLSMIMIDYLQLMQVPALKDNRTLEISEISRSLKALAKELEIPVVALSQLNRSLEQRADKRPINSDLRESGAIEQDADLIMFIYRDEVYNDDSEDKGTAEIIIGKQRNGPIGRVRLTFQGQFSRFDNYSGPQFEED; from the coding sequence ATGTCACAGCAACGCGCCTTTAAGGCCAAAGAGAAGCCCAGAGATCTGCAGATGGATGCGCTGAAGATGCCACCGCATTCAATTGAAGCAGAGCAGTCTGTGCTCGGTGGCTTGATGTTAGATTCTGACGCATGGGATCGAGTTGCCGAAGCCGTAGTCAAAGAGGATTTTTATTCGCGCGCCCATGCGACGATTTTTGCGGCAATGGAATCTTTAGCTAGTGTGGGTAATCCCATCGATTTGATCACCGTCTCTGAACAATTAGAGCTTGAAGATCAATTGGAAGATGTGGGCGGCTTTGCTTATATCGGTGAGATTGCTAAGAACACGCCGAGTGCGGGTAACATTCATTCATACGCCGATATCGTACGTGAACGTGCGGTAGTGCGTGACATGATTAAGGTGGCTAACGAAATTGCTGATGCCGGTTTTAATCCTGAAGGGCGTAACTCGAGTGAACTGCTTGATTTAGCTGAAACCAAAGTATTTAAGATTGCCGAGCAGCGTGCCAATGCTAACGAAGGTCCTGAAGGCATAAAGACCATCCTAGAAAAAACCGTCGATAAAATTGAAGAACTCTACAATAACCCAACCAATGGTGTGACTGGGGTGTCGAGTGGCTTTGGCGATCTCGACAAAATGACCGCAGGTTTTCAGTCGGGTGATTTAATTATTGTTGCCGCGCGTCCATCAATGGGTAAAACTACTTTCGCGATGAACTTGTGTGAGCAAGCGGCATTGAATGAAGATAAACCCGTGCTTATTTTCAGCTTAGAGATGCCCTCAGAACAGATCATGATGCGTATGTTGGCGTCACTGGGTCGAGTCGATCAAACCAAAATTCGTACCGGGCAATTAGATGATGATGACTGGGCGCGGGTATCGTCCACCATGGGAATCATGCTTGAGCAAGGTAAGATGTATATCGATGATGGTTCAGGTTTAACGCCAACTGATGTGCGTAGCCGAGCAAGACGTGTTGCCCGTGAGTATGGCGGGCTGTCGATGATTATGATCGATTACCTGCAATTAATGCAGGTGCCCGCACTGAAAGATAACCGTACTTTAGAAATTTCGGAGATCTCTCGCTCACTAAAAGCGCTGGCCAAGGAGTTAGAGATCCCAGTTGTTGCGCTATCACAGCTAAACCGTTCATTGGAGCAACGAGCTGATAAACGTCCGATTAACTCGGATTTGCGTGAATCTGGTGCGATTGAGCAGGATGCCGACTTGATCATGTTTATTTACCGTGATGAAGTGTATAACGATGATTCTGAAGATAAAGGCACCGCAGAGATTATTATTGGTAAACAGCGTAACGGTCCCATTGGCCGCGTGCGTTTAACCTTCCAAGGACAATTTTCTCGTTTTGATAATTACTCTGGTCCGCAGTTTGAAGAAGATTAA